From Hyla sarda isolate aHylSar1 chromosome 5, aHylSar1.hap1, whole genome shotgun sequence, a single genomic window includes:
- the LOC130273208 gene encoding histone H3.v1-like, with protein sequence MLQRFLEKGYDQTRSQIVKKDIVHSLMRELRRKHGGRHDRMAVLKKWSDLKRRHMDRVRQIRDQYHPGATLATVRPKRTRRQAEAEEEEEEEEEEGIILEEEEEGIILEEEEEGIILEEEEETQEQEEEQPGPSHMAQAIPPPPPPAAPQEGEEGNSSPLSSQDVAYTPNQEIAQQLKKEIKKIKKDHEKMRKDMMRMARKITGLEELINKLT encoded by the exons ATGTTGCAGCGTTTCCTTGAAAAGGGGTATGATCAGACCCGCTCCCAGATCGTGAAGAAGGACATTGTCCACTCCCTAATGCGGGAGCTGAGGAGAAAACACGGCGGCAGACATGACCGCAtggcggtcttaaaaaaatggtcggACCTAAAGAGGCGACACATGGATCGGGTCCGACAAATACGGGACCAGTATCACCCAG GAGCTACTCTAGCCACGGTCCGTCCAAAGCGGACCAGGCGACAGGccgaggcagaggaggaggaggaggaggaggaggaggaggggatcatcctggaggaggaagaggaggggatcatcctggaggaggaagaggaggggatcatcctggaggaggaggaggagacacaggagcaggaggaggaacAGCCAGGGCCCTCCCACATGGCCCAAgccataccaccaccaccaccaccagcagcaccacaggagggagaggaggggaattCCTCCCCACTCTCCAGTCAAGATGTGGCCTACACTCCAAATCAGGAGA ttgcgcaacaattaaaaaaggaaataaaaaaaataaaaaaagaccatgAAAAAATGAGAAAGGACATGATGAGGATGGCGCGGAAAATAACGGGATTGGAGGAGTTGATTAATAAgttaacatag